The following are encoded in a window of Manihot esculenta cultivar AM560-2 chromosome 8, M.esculenta_v8, whole genome shotgun sequence genomic DNA:
- the LOC110620771 gene encoding sulfite exporter TauE/SafE family protein 4, giving the protein MATRGLVFCLLSGFSLAVLSAILFAEQNGPNPSKSTLLSSPYMSTTEKVWPKLELNWRIVLATVIGFLGSACGTVGGVGGGGIFVPMLTLIVGFDTKSAAAISKCMIMGASASSVWYNLRVPHPSKEVPIIDYDLALLFQPMLMLGITIGVSLSVVFPYWLITVLIIILFLGTSSRSVFKGVEIWKEETILKKELAKQQETVVNSSVELLIDAEYEPLIAKEQKSEFQIICFNLNWRRLLVLLLVWVSFLLLQILKNDVAVCSAWYWVLFCLQFPIALAVFGYEAVKLYKEHKKRISTGNTESVCEASIEWTPMHIAFCALCGILGGTVGGLLGSGGGFILGPLLLEIGVIPQVASATATFVMLFSSSLSVVEFYLLKRFPIPYALYLMAVSVLAGFWGQFFVRKLITILGRASLIVFILSGVIFASALTMGVVGIENSIAMIKNQEFMGFLGFCSSQ; this is encoded by the exons ATGGCCACAAGAGGATTGGTTTTCTGTTTGTTATCGGGTTTTTCTCTGGCTGTGCTCTCAGCAATCCTCTTCGCCGAACAAAATGGCCCAAACCCATCAAAATCCACCCTCCTCAGTTCTCCATATATGTCAACCACCGAAAAAGTTTGGCCA AAACTGGAGCTTAATTGGAGAATAGTGCTGGCTACGGTAATAGGATTTTTGGGATCGGCTTGTGGAACTGTGGGTGGCGTTGGAGGAGGCGGCATTTTCGTGCCTATGCTTACTTTGATTGTTGGATTTGATACCAAATCTgctgctgccatctccaagt GTATGATCATGGGGGCATCAGCATCATCAGTTTGGTACAATTTAAGAGTGCCCCATCCATCAAAGGAAGTACCCATTATAGATTATGATTTGGCTCTTCTCTTCCAGCCAATGCTCATGCTTGGCATCACCATTGGTGTTTCCTTGAGTGTTGTTTTCCCCTACTGGCTAATCACTGTCCTTATCATTATACTCTTCTTAG GCACCTCTTCAAGATCTGTCTTTAAAGGAGTAGAAATATGGAAGGAAGAGACAATCTTGaag AAAGAATTGGCTAAGCAGCAAGAAACTGTGGTTAACTCTAGCGTAGAAC TTCTGATTGATGCAGAGTATGAACCATTGATTGCTAAAGAACAGAAATCAGAATTT CAAATTATTTGCTTCAATCTGAACTGGAGAAGGCTTTTAGTGCTGCTGCTTGTTTGGGtttctttcctcctcctccagaTTTTGAAG AATGATGTGGCAGTTTGCAGTGCATGGTATTGGGTGCTCTTTTGTTTACAG TTCCCCATAGCACTTGCAGTGTTTGGATATGAAGCAGTCAAATTATACAAAGAACACAAGAAGCGAATTAGCACAGGCAATACAGAATCAGTTTGTGAGGCTTCTATTGAATGGACACCAATGCATATTGCTTTCTGTGCACTCTGTGGTATCCTAGGAGGCACTGTTGGTGGCCTTCTTGGATCTGGTGGTGGATTCATCCTTGGCCCATTACTCCTTGAGATTGGTGTCATCCCTCAG GTTGCCAGCGCAACAGCAACATTTGTGATGCTCTTCTCATCATCCTTGTCCGTGGTGGAGTTCTATTTGCTGAAGAGATTCCCTATACCCTATG CTTTGTACCTCATGGCAGTGTCTGTTCTGGCTGGCTTCTGGGGACAGTTCTTTGTAAGGAAGCTGATTACAATACTTGGAAGAGCTTCGCTTATTGTTTTCATCCTGTCTGGAGTCATCTTTGCTAGTGCTCTCACCATGG GAGTTGTTGGAATTGAGAACAGTATAGCAATGATAAAGAATCAAGAGTTTATGGGATTCTTAGGCTTCTGCAGCAGTCAATGA